Sequence from the Nocardia cyriacigeorgica GUH-2 genome:
GTCTGCCACCAGTGGTCGACCACCGGGCAGTCCGGACGGTCGGCCAGCAGGGTATCGACCGCCCATTCGTAGGTCGTCGGATCCAGCCGCTCGCCCGCGCAGAACAGCGCCCGCAGCGAGGACAGGTCGTAGGTGTGGGCCAGCGTGGCCTCGGGGTCGGCACGGCGGATGGCGCGCAGCGCGGTCGGCGCGGTGAACAGCACGTGCACCCCGTATTCGGCGACCACCCGCCAGAAGGCGCCGGCGTCCGGGGTGCCGATCGGCTTGCCCTCGTAGAGCAGCGTGGTGGCGCCGACCAGCAGCGGCGCGTAGACGATGTAGGAGTGGCCGACCACCCAGCCCACATCGGAGGCCGCCCACATCACCTGACCAGGCCCGACGTCGTAGATATTGCGCATCGACCAGCTCAGCGCCACCGCGTGCCCGCCGTTGTCGCGGACCACGCCCTTGGGACGGCCGGTGGTGCCGGAGGTGTAGAGAATGTAGAGCGGATCGGTCGCGGCGACGGTCACCGGCTCGGCCAGTGGCGCGTCCCGTACCGCTTCCTCCCAGTCCATCCAGCGCGCGGCCACGGTGTCGGCCGAGCTCGGCAGCGATTCGGTGGCGGGCTGCGGCGCCGGGAACGGGATGGTCGGGAAGGCGGCACGCTGCTTGACGATGACGTTGCGCGGCGCCGTCGTCTGGGCGAGGTCCAGCGCCTGCATGACGATCGGCGGATATTCGATCCGCCGCCCGGGCTCCAGCCCACCGGAGGCGGTGATGATCAGCACCGGCTCGGCGTCATCGATCCGGGCGGCCAGTTCGGGCGCGGCGAACCCGCCGAAGACCACCGAATGCACCGCTCCGATCCGCGCGCAGGCCAGCATGGCGATCACGGCCTCGGGGATCATCGGCAGGTAGATCACCACCCGATCGCCCTTGGCGACACCGAGTCGTGACATCGCACCCGCGAAGCGTGACACTTCGGTCAACAGCTCGGCGTAGCTGTATACCCCTCTGTTACCCGTCATAGCCGAGTCGTATATGAGGGCGGGCTGGTCGGCTCGGCCGCCGGCGCCGTCGGAACCTTCGGGCAGTTCCCGGACGTGCCGGTCGAGCGCGTTGAACGAGGTGTTGAGCGTGGCGTCGGGGAACCAGCGGGCCGCGGGCTTGGCCGTGGTGTCGATCACCTGCTCCGGGGGTACCTCCCAGTCGATGGCGGTGGCAGCATGGGCCCAGAACTCGGCGGGATCGACGAGGCTGGTCTGGTAGACCGGTCGGTACTCGTTCCTCGCGTTCAACCCGTGCTCCCTAGCCTCGCTTCGATGCCCGCTCGATAGATCAGCACGATTGTGGCAGACTTCACGCGACGCCCGGGTGGGTGCCGCGACCTTTGGTTTTGCCTGGAACAGGCTGGTCACTGGGCGAGTGCCGATGCGGGGTCAACCAAGAAGTTATTGATCCGTTAGAATCTGATGTCACTTATTCGGTCCGTCGAAGACGCAATTTCTCGGCCAGCCGCAGATCTCGGCCAGCACTGTCTGTCGAGCCAGCATGCGATTGTTGAGGTTCCGCTGATGGCGCGTGGCTGGGGCCAGTTTGGAAAGTGAGTGGGAGATGCGTGACGCCGCTAGGTCCGGCAGAAAGCGCTGGGCGCTCAGCAACTGGGACCTGCGCTGGAAGGTTACGGCGGTTCTCGCCGTGCCGCTGGCGGTCGCGGTCGGACTCGGCGTGTCCAAGATTTCGTCCGAGTGGAGCGAGGCCAATCGCCTGGCCTCCGCCGCCGACAACGTCGAGGTCATTCCGGTCGTCACCGGTCTGAGTGCCGCGACCTCGACCGTCGC
This genomic interval carries:
- a CDS encoding AMP-binding protein — its product is MNARNEYRPVYQTSLVDPAEFWAHAATAIDWEVPPEQVIDTTAKPAARWFPDATLNTSFNALDRHVRELPEGSDGAGGRADQPALIYDSAMTGNRGVYSYAELLTEVSRFAGAMSRLGVAKGDRVVIYLPMIPEAVIAMLACARIGAVHSVVFGGFAAPELAARIDDAEPVLIITASGGLEPGRRIEYPPIVMQALDLAQTTAPRNVIVKQRAAFPTIPFPAPQPATESLPSSADTVAARWMDWEEAVRDAPLAEPVTVAATDPLYILYTSGTTGRPKGVVRDNGGHAVALSWSMRNIYDVGPGQVMWAASDVGWVVGHSYIVYAPLLVGATTLLYEGKPIGTPDAGAFWRVVAEYGVHVLFTAPTALRAIRRADPEATLAHTYDLSSLRALFCAGERLDPTTYEWAVDTLLADRPDCPVVDHWWQTETGWPICANPLGLQQLPIKPGSASVPVPGYRLRVLDSNGNPVAANVEGNIVIGLPLPPGALSGLWHDDERYQRSYLSAYPGHYLTGDSGYFDDDGYLFVLGRSDDVINMAGHRLSAGSIEAAIAGHEAVAECAVIGLPDELKGQRPIAYVVLKTGVEVDKEQLKEELIQRVREQIGAIATLHDAVVVAGLPKTRSGKILRKTIRQITAGEEYEVPSTIEDPAVLVALEDQILAAQPELFTSRPGNGDGNGNGEVVPDSNPVAP